In Prochlorococcus marinus str. MIT 1214, one DNA window encodes the following:
- a CDS encoding sugar phosphorylase — protein MSELDSELDELRLSLREIYPEHTEQEINSVWSQLLQILDPFRVVQDTHELNNESIWDSSSVVLITYPDSIYRKDESTLKTLTEFVKNRLRGLSSVIHVLPFLPSTSDGGFAVSNHEKIEDTFGNWNDLKDLSSNHKIMADLVLNHVSSSHPWVHQFIKSEDPGSSYIVAPSETHIWEQVIRPRNSSLFTQINTDKGFRNVWTTFGPDQIDVEWRNPYVFLEFLKLLVRYVTNGAEWIRLDAIAFIWKEPYTTCLHLEPVHLIVKLLNKCLKIIKPTAVLITETNVPEKENLSYLIEGNEANLAYNFTLPPLLLEAIYTGKTDLLNDWLSNWNELPKHTSLLNFTSSHDGIGLRALEGIMDEKRVHNLLVESEKRGGLVSHRRLSNGEDQPYELNISWWSAMTHNGSDITLFQFERFLLSQLFTLSLKGVPAFYLPSILASPNDLDSFRKTGQRRDLNREKFEANKLLEELKKFDSPSSKNISYLTHIVKVRSRLKAFHPEESMKCISTNIDNCVIIQRGLDEESVYVFCNMSSKCINISTLNELDFSEFSSNKRLMDNITGSYFNTDTFKLNPYQVVWFSLVE, from the coding sequence GTGTCTGAGCTGGATAGTGAATTAGATGAGTTGAGATTGTCTCTCAGAGAAATTTATCCTGAGCATACTGAACAAGAAATCAATTCAGTGTGGTCTCAATTGTTGCAGATTCTAGATCCATTTCGTGTTGTTCAAGACACCCATGAATTAAATAATGAATCAATTTGGGATTCTTCAAGTGTAGTTTTGATTACTTACCCAGATTCAATTTATAGGAAAGATGAATCAACTTTAAAAACATTAACTGAATTCGTAAAAAATAGATTAAGAGGCCTTTCTTCAGTCATACATGTTTTACCATTTCTTCCTTCTACAAGTGATGGAGGATTTGCTGTCTCTAATCATGAAAAAATTGAAGATACATTTGGAAATTGGAATGATTTAAAGGATTTATCAAGTAACCATAAAATAATGGCAGATCTTGTTTTAAATCATGTCTCTTCTTCTCATCCATGGGTTCATCAATTTATAAAATCAGAGGACCCTGGCTCGTCGTACATTGTTGCGCCTTCTGAGACTCATATTTGGGAGCAAGTGATAAGGCCTAGAAATTCATCTCTTTTCACTCAAATCAATACAGACAAGGGCTTTAGGAATGTTTGGACAACTTTTGGGCCAGATCAGATTGATGTTGAGTGGAGAAATCCATATGTTTTTTTAGAATTTTTGAAATTATTGGTTAGATATGTAACTAATGGAGCTGAATGGATTCGACTTGATGCAATTGCATTTATTTGGAAGGAGCCATATACGACGTGTTTGCATTTGGAGCCAGTTCATTTAATAGTCAAGCTTTTAAATAAATGCTTGAAGATTATTAAGCCAACCGCTGTATTAATTACCGAGACAAATGTTCCTGAGAAGGAAAATCTTTCTTATTTGATCGAAGGTAATGAAGCAAATCTCGCTTATAACTTTACTCTACCTCCTTTATTATTAGAGGCTATTTATACAGGTAAAACAGATTTACTGAATGATTGGTTATCTAATTGGAATGAGTTGCCAAAACATACATCTCTGCTTAATTTCACTTCTTCACACGATGGCATTGGGTTAAGAGCATTAGAAGGAATTATGGACGAGAAGAGAGTCCATAATCTCTTGGTAGAATCAGAGAAGCGAGGAGGATTAGTTAGTCATCGCCGCCTGTCGAATGGAGAAGACCAGCCATATGAATTAAACATTAGTTGGTGGAGTGCTATGACTCATAATGGATCTGATATTACTTTATTTCAATTTGAACGTTTTTTGCTCAGTCAGTTATTCACTTTATCTTTGAAAGGAGTTCCAGCTTTTTACCTTCCATCTATTTTAGCATCGCCTAATGATCTTGATTCTTTTAGAAAAACAGGGCAAAGAAGAGATTTAAATCGAGAGAAATTTGAGGCTAATAAATTACTTGAGGAACTTAAGAAATTTGATTCTCCATCCAGTAAAAATATTTCATATCTTACTCATATAGTTAAAGTTAGATCACGACTTAAAGCTTTTCATCCGGAGGAGAGTATGAAATGTATATCAACTAATATTGATAATTGTGTAATTATTCAAAGAGGTTTAGATGAAGAAAGTGTTTATGTCTTTTGTAATATGTCTAGCAAATGTATAAATATTTCTACATTAAACGAACTTGATTTTTCTGAATTTTCTTCGAATAAACGTTTGATGGATAATATTACAGGCTCCTATTTTAATACTGATACATTTAAGCTTAATCCATATCAAGTGGTTTGGTTCTCTTTAGTTGAATAG
- the yedP gene encoding mannosyl-3-phosphoglycerate phosphatase-related protein YedP: MKNNSKYWIVTDLDGTLMDDSYDISPAKKTLNMLSGMAIPVIPCTSKTASEVRYFRDENGLTDPFIVENGAAIYGNNLNNSSEWELILGKSYKELRITLMNISKEVGYHLIPLNDLSKNQIFRLTGLSDQGIIRALDRQWSVPFLNPPDEIFEKVKLICDSYNVHVFKGNRMSHLLSSESHKGQAVNKLKVYLQNKDVKIIALGDSQNDLPLLEYADISIVIPGKNGPNKYLQDGIDKGSFRLANAPHAEGWSNSVEDVIKSFENYAK, encoded by the coding sequence ATGAAAAATAACTCTAAATATTGGATAGTTACAGATCTTGATGGAACATTAATGGACGATAGTTACGATATTTCTCCTGCAAAGAAAACATTGAATATGTTATCAGGAATGGCTATTCCTGTAATACCTTGTACAAGTAAAACAGCTTCTGAGGTTAGATATTTTAGAGATGAGAATGGATTAACAGATCCTTTTATTGTCGAGAATGGTGCGGCTATTTATGGGAACAATTTAAATAATTCTTCTGAGTGGGAATTGATCTTAGGTAAAAGTTATAAGGAATTGAGAATTACATTAATGAATATATCTAAAGAAGTTGGCTACCATTTAATTCCTTTGAATGATTTAAGTAAAAATCAAATATTTAGACTTACTGGTTTATCAGATCAAGGTATTATTAGAGCCTTAGATAGACAGTGGAGTGTTCCGTTCTTAAATCCTCCTGATGAAATCTTTGAAAAAGTAAAGCTTATTTGTGATTCTTATAATGTTCATGTTTTCAAGGGGAATCGGATGAGTCATTTACTCTCTAGTGAAAGTCATAAAGGACAAGCTGTTAATAAATTAAAGGTATATCTACAGAACAAAGATGTAAAGATTATTGCACTTGGCGATTCTCAAAATGATCTTCCTTTACTTGAATATGCAGATATATCTATTGTTATTCCTGGTAAGAATGGTCCAAATAAGTATCTACAGGACGGCATTGACAAAGGTTCTTTTAGATTAGCGAATGCGCCTCATGCAGAGGGGTGGTCAAATAGTGTTGAAGATGTTATTAAAAGCTTTGAGAATTATGCTAAATAA
- a CDS encoding uridine kinase, translated as MLNKHYDISDIFPKDIRNDFLFPLDTYRLFLEGLSINPSLFFHKWSDINRQSNIDKYWKPNTKSDWKWSLTFPFFSVLENYINCINNPIIIGFSGLPGSGKSTLGFWIDSVAKELSLDIKVISLDDFYLPGQEMDIAINGNPWNVPRGFPGSHSLDLLHQSLDTFLNTGVLCSPTFDKSLRDGRGDRSGWCELKTRVLILEGWFVGCEPVSDLLKIDELAEDEFNLSLTQSEKDYRILIQESLREYSKIWKKFEKIWHLKSSQFNNTILWKSQQEDEMIKSKGSGLKGNNLTDFIRMIQTSIPQNSLSYINSDTTVEINQNRRIYKLMTNDYHF; from the coding sequence ATGCTAAATAAGCATTATGATATAAGCGATATTTTTCCAAAGGATATAAGGAATGATTTCCTTTTTCCTCTTGATACATATCGCTTATTTCTTGAAGGTTTATCGATTAACCCCTCACTTTTTTTTCATAAATGGTCTGATATTAATAGGCAATCAAATATTGATAAATATTGGAAACCAAATACAAAATCAGATTGGAAATGGTCATTAACATTTCCATTTTTTTCTGTCTTAGAAAATTATATTAATTGTATCAATAATCCAATAATAATAGGCTTTTCAGGCCTACCTGGTTCTGGTAAGTCTACTTTAGGATTTTGGATTGATAGTGTTGCAAAAGAATTATCTTTAGATATTAAAGTTATATCTTTGGATGATTTTTATTTGCCTGGACAAGAAATGGATATTGCTATTAATGGTAATCCATGGAATGTTCCTAGAGGCTTCCCTGGAAGTCATTCTTTAGATTTATTGCATCAATCACTAGACACCTTTTTAAATACTGGTGTTTTATGTAGCCCTACTTTTGATAAATCTTTAAGAGATGGGAGAGGAGATAGGTCCGGGTGGTGTGAATTAAAAACTAGAGTTTTAATTTTGGAGGGATGGTTTGTAGGCTGCGAACCAGTTTCAGATTTATTAAAAATTGATGAATTGGCTGAGGACGAATTTAACTTATCATTGACTCAGAGTGAAAAAGACTATCGTATTCTGATTCAAGAATCACTGCGTGAATATAGTAAAATATGGAAAAAATTTGAAAAGATTTGGCATCTTAAATCTTCTCAATTTAATAATACAATTTTATGGAAATCGCAGCAAGAAGATGAAATGATTAAATCAAAAGGATCAGGTTTGAAAGGCAATAATTTAACAGATTTTATACGCATGATACAAACTTCGATTCCGCAGAATTCTTTATCCTATATTAATTCAGATACCACTGTTGAAATCAATCAAAACCGTAGGATATATAAATTAATGACTAATGACTACCATTTTTAA
- a CDS encoding GIY-YIG nuclease family protein — protein sequence MASYVYLIQNGDLFNIGITNNLERTRIDLRPGELVAFLITEKPEPLIKNLRKIYIDNRLPGSDYYRLANSQVKECRSFLEGDGSKNYFQPFLKGPSLMIFFLFAWFIVTYIIIELAVNPVLNRFS from the coding sequence ATGGCTTCTTATGTTTATTTGATTCAAAATGGTGATTTATTCAATATTGGTATTACTAACAACCTTGAAAGAACAAGAATTGATTTAAGACCTGGTGAATTGGTTGCTTTTTTAATTACTGAAAAGCCAGAACCATTAATTAAGAACCTTAGGAAAATATATATAGATAACAGATTACCTGGCTCAGACTATTATCGACTTGCGAATTCTCAGGTTAAGGAATGCAGGTCTTTCCTAGAGGGAGATGGATCGAAAAATTATTTCCAACCTTTTCTCAAGGGTCCAAGCTTAATGATATTCTTTTTGTTTGCCTGGTTTATAGTAACTTATATTATTATTGAGCTTGCTGTAAATCCTGTACTAAATCGGTTTAGTTAA